A window of the Streptomyces griseochromogenes genome harbors these coding sequences:
- a CDS encoding nitric oxide synthase oxygenase, translating to MQLPPSSEPARRRPSAHEAVLAAAEVFIRQYAAENPGDGDPRRRLAEVTAEVERFGTYEHTPAEVAFGARVAWRNAARCIGRLYWNNLIVRDLRHVTHPDDIARECFEHLRIATNGGRIRPVISVFAPDRPGRPAATLLGEQLVRYADDPRSAHRVALARYLGWKGGEAPFEVLPLLVQPSSGLTPEFYEVPEDAVLEVPLTHPRHPGFAGLGLRWYSVPAVSDMSLEIGGVTYPAAPFNGWYMGTEIGSRNLADADRYNLLPAVAELFGLDTRNERTLWRDRALVELNLAVLHSYEQAGVTMADHHTESQRFLAHVDRERRHGRPVPTDWSWIVPPLSGGATAVFHRYYDPEDPDLRPAFVHRTTGAPEGCPYGAA from the coding sequence GTGCAACTCCCCCCTTCGTCCGAACCAGCTCGGCGCCGCCCGTCGGCGCACGAGGCCGTACTGGCGGCCGCCGAGGTGTTCATCCGCCAGTACGCCGCCGAGAACCCGGGCGACGGCGATCCGCGCCGGCGGCTCGCGGAGGTCACCGCGGAGGTGGAGCGTTTCGGCACGTACGAACACACCCCGGCGGAGGTGGCGTTCGGCGCGCGGGTGGCCTGGCGCAACGCGGCACGCTGCATAGGCCGGCTCTACTGGAACAACCTGATCGTGCGGGACCTGCGCCACGTCACGCATCCCGACGACATCGCCCGTGAGTGCTTCGAGCATCTGCGGATCGCGACCAACGGAGGCCGCATCCGGCCGGTCATCAGCGTCTTCGCCCCCGATCGCCCCGGCCGTCCCGCCGCCACGCTGCTGGGCGAGCAGTTGGTGCGCTATGCGGACGACCCGCGCAGCGCCCACCGGGTGGCGCTGGCCAGGTACTTGGGCTGGAAGGGCGGCGAGGCCCCCTTCGAGGTGTTGCCGTTGCTGGTGCAGCCCTCCTCCGGCCTGACCCCGGAGTTCTACGAGGTGCCCGAGGACGCCGTGCTGGAGGTGCCGTTGACGCATCCGCGCCATCCCGGGTTCGCCGGCCTCGGTCTGCGCTGGTACTCGGTGCCGGCCGTCAGCGACATGTCGCTGGAGATCGGCGGGGTCACGTACCCGGCCGCGCCCTTCAACGGCTGGTACATGGGCACCGAGATCGGCTCGCGCAACCTCGCCGACGCCGACCGCTACAACCTGCTGCCCGCCGTCGCCGAACTGTTCGGCCTCGACACCCGCAACGAGCGCACCCTGTGGCGGGACCGCGCCCTGGTCGAGCTCAACCTGGCGGTCCTGCATTCCTACGAGCAGGCGGGGGTGACCATGGCCGACCACCACACGGAGTCGCAGCGGTTCCTCGCCCACGTGGACCGCGAGAGGCGGCACGGGCGCCCGGTGCCGACCGACTGGAGCTGGATCGTCCCGCCCCTGTCCGGAGGGGCGACCGCGGTGTTCCACCGCTACTACGACCCCGAGGATCCCGACCTGCGGCCGGCCTTCGTGCACCGGACCACAGGGGCGCCGGAGGGATGCCCCTACGGCGCGGCCTGA